TACAAAATGCTTGATGGCTTCTTTTGGGCTTGGCCACAGGGGAACCAAGACTagctatcttttttttttgacatctagACTAGCTATCTAAACaaatatatcatcattaaaaaGACCTTCCATTTTGATACCACAATCACTTGTCACTGTTAGAAACCAAAGTATCTGATGATCTGATCCATAGGCAACACTGGTGCAgagaaaaaaactttaaaatgaaaGTACTACAATTACAGACAGATCTTGTTACTAATGATCAGAACAACCATGGtagagagaagaagataaaaatttgaataataaaagaaaCCAGAGTATCTTGTAATTATTTTGCCAGTACACCAGGTTGATGAAGACACTAAACCGGCGAATGGGTGATACATGTAAACAAAAGGGAACCGGAGAAAAATTCTGGCCAatacaaaaaaagaacatggAAGGAATGTAAACTAAAACTGGAGCTAAGAAGAAGCAGCCAAGGGTTCCTCTGCAGCAGACTCACTAGGTTTCATGGAGTAGAAGAGTTCAAGAACATCTGGATCGTTACGGATATAGTCTGGGCACAGAGAGAGTAGATCATGTGCCTCACTATGCCTTGCAGACTTCATCATAGTTTCGAATACACGCGTCACCACTGAGATAGATGGAAAATGATATGAGGTTACAGCCTTCAGAAAACTGTAAGCTTCGGAGCTTTTTCCAGTTTTCGAGAAGTAGAACATGAAAGGGTCAACGAAAGGAGGGAATCCATGATCTTTCATCATTGGTAAGAGACTCAAAGCTTCTTCAAACCCTCCCTCTATAGCAACCTTCTTCGTCAGCAGATTCCTCACCAAACACTTGTACGTGCTGTGACGAGGTTTGAGCTGATTCTGCTTTACATGTGCGCACAAAAGCTTGCACGCATCTCTTACCTGATTCTTGTTGCAGTAAGCATGAACCAGCTCCTCAAACGCATAATCAGCATTTGATGACACTACTCCCTCTTTACCAACCATTCTCTCGAAACTCGCTGAAGCTTTCTTAAGATCCCCAGAATCACAGTACCCTACAACAAGAGAAGCCATTGCCTTATCATCTAGTTTCTTCCCGGATTCTTCCATAAAGTCTACAAGCTCATCCCCTTCGTCTTTCTTTCCCTTACGACCAATCCCTGATGCAATCACGCTCTGCAGATCACTGCTTGGGAGATATCCTCCTTTCTTCATCGCTTTCAACACCTCATTGCTCTCAGCAACCCTATCAGCGCTTGTCAGAGACTTCAACACAGACTTCATCAAACCATCCGTCAAAACGTTGTTATCGTTTTTGGTATAAGCTTCCACAGCTCTCTTAAACAACTCCACATCCATAACCTCGGCAGTGACAATTCTCTTGAGCAACAAAGACAAGCAGTGAGAGGAGGGTCTGTTACTATCAGTACTACTCTCCAATGCAACCTCGAACAAGTCAACAGCTTCCTTTACCAACTTACTCTGCCAAAACCTCTTCGAAACCGTAACATAAGTCTCCATCTCCACATCGTAACCAGCGCTCCTCATCTCTCCGACAACGTTCTGAAACCTATCCAAAAACTTCTCTTTCCCCAAAACCCTAGCCACAGCGTTATACGTCTTCTCATCATGCTTAAACAGACCAGACTCATCAACCCACCTGAAGAACAACAAAGCCTTCCTCGGCTCCTCATCAAGACTCTCCAAGATCATCTTAACCAAACCACTCCCAAACTCAACGTTCAAATCCTTTATCCGCTTCTCCACGTCATCACTCCACTCTCCGTTCTCCACGACCTTACACACCCTGACGCAGACGCTCTCGGGAGAACCATCCAACGGATCCAAAGGGAAAAGCTTTCTCAGCCTAACGTAATCACTCAAAAGCCCATCTTTCTGAAACTTGTCACCGACTTTATCTCTGACGTTAGCGGACAAGCCGTGACCTTTCCTGTTCATGGAGCTAACCAACCCCCAAAACTCGTCGACGAGCCCGTTCCCGCCGAGGATACGAAGCATCATGTTGTAGCTTTTCGAGGTGAGATGATTCTCCTCTTTGACCCACTTGAAGAACCTTTTAGCGACATCGGGGTTCGACTCGAGCTTTCTCAGGACTTTTAAAGCTAGATCTTGGGTGAGCGCGATGTAGCTAGACTCCAGCTCTCTCTTGATCTCGTCTTCGCTGGTTAGTCTGGTGAAGATGTCGATCACGGTCGCTTCGGAAGCGGACTTCTCTTTAACCGCAGgctcggaggaggaggagaagcttCGAGGAGTCGTGATTGGGGACCGTAAGCGAGAAAGATCTCGGCTTTGTTGCGGCGGAGATCCGGGTCTGGAACGTGTGTGGAGGAGAGAGGAGATGGATCTGGTCGAAATGGAGGTTACCTGATAGTGAGAAGAAGGAGACCCACGGTGGATTCTGAGAAGCATCAATCGCCATTGCTGATATCTCATCTCTGATTTGATCTGTGGGATCGAAAGGTTGACACTTTTTTGGAGAGGAGTgagacggaggaggaggaggagcggTTGCGAAGCTCTGCGaaatggtttagggtttttgtgAGGATTTTTGATTTTCGAGGCAATGGAACATGGCTAGCTGAGAGAGAAGGTTCCATTTCGATGACGTAAAGGAAAATAACTTTAGGATAATTCGATTTTAGACCCTATATTCTTTGAGGTTACCAGTTTCGTGCCCTATAGTTTTTAATTAGATCAGTAGTTTGCTTCGGGCCTGATTGCCTATGTACTTTCCTTGTTTGGATTACCTAATGGTGGACCTTATTCAGTTTCTTTGGGCTTTTACCGAATatcaacatatttttttatcagtGAAATAAAATGTATCAAGTTTTCATTTTCTCGTCTTGGGTATTTTTAAGAATGTTTTCTTTGAATCCAAGTACGCACGGTTTCTGTAACTTTggttataatttaataatttaaccaaaaattAAAGGAGGGTGTATATAAGCATCAAGCGAATGAATAATAAGGATAAGATATTGTTGGAACTTAAAATTATACATGTTTTCTATTAATGGGAAACAAAGTATTTAATTTAAGTACAAACCTAAGGGGAGAAACATTAATTCAAGTATTTAAAACActaaacacaacaacaacaacaacaacaactactATGATGAAGATGAGAATCAATATGAACtcccaattttatttaaaaccaCAACAATTGATTAGGAAGGGATATTAAATAGCTGCCAATTTTATTTTGAGTCCACTACTTGTTCATGCCAGTCTTCTCCTTCACAAGATTAACAGCTCCTCCTGCGGTCTCCGATATCTTCTGTCCTGCCTATATAAGTAATACATACAGTAAAAAGATATGAGATCCATGAACATGTAAAGTATATACATATGTGATATATCATATGTGTGTATGGATCGCTTACGGTTTGAGCAGTCGCTCCAGCAGCGGTAGCAGCATCCTTGACCTTGTCCATCAGCACATTAGACTTCTCCTATACACACCAAAAGAATTTGTTGTGATATATAACGAAATCTTAAGAATTACTAACCAAGAGAATGTATAAGAGATATTAATATAGACTGAATATAGTAGTTAACTATAGTTATATGCTGTTTACTGCTTAAGCTTAATCATATATAGGCTTTGTTGGTTCAAGAAATCTATTGAGCAAGACTTTCCCTATTTTCTTTTGAAGTGTGATTGTGTCAAATTATGATAACTAAATGCTGTTGCCACGACTGTATTCCCCAACCGCAGCAAGAACATTTgataacagttttttttttgtaactaacaTTTGATAACAGttttaaagaaagaaataaacctcAGCACGACCAGCGGCTTGACCGGCTTGGAAACTTTGCTTGTTGTCTGCCATTTCtcttaagaatatatttttgtttttatgaatttggatgtgttttgtttttgcttgATGATGAGAGATGTGGGattgttgttttatttatagACCAAAATGGAGACACCTTTGTGGTGCCATGTGTAATCTGAAACCACGTCGGCGAGGTTTATTGGCACGATATAATTTTGCCTAATGTCGGTAACTGTTTATTGGCGATGGAGAACTCCAAGTGTCTATTTTGGGATTGATATGACCTATGGGATAATTAGAACTATGTAAGTGGTTCTCTCGCATCAATATTAtctctttaaaaaatatctcGAATATATAGATTAATAGATATTACGTAGCATTATTTCGTCGTCTAGTAATTTCTAATCCAGTAGAGATGCAGCCAGTGTTCTAAAAAGCGGCGGTTAGGCGCTAGGCGTTATAGGACCGTGGCGATTATTCTTTAAACCGCctagataattataatattgtaataataaataatatataatataggcGTTATAGGACCGTGGCGATTATTCTTTAAACCGCctagataattataatattgtaataataaataatatataatttattattcataatttataataattaatatattgtaatatatattcttatgaaaataatttttatcatatataaataatagtttttactattattaaatataaaatattacatatatttaatatattgttataatttataaacgtcTAGACCGTTTAACTAATAATCTAGGCGTCTGCTTAGTCGTTTTAGGCGTTAGGCGTTAGATCGCCGCCCACTTAGCATCTAGCGCTTTCTTGAACACTATGCAGCTAAGTCTATGGATGTAAATAGAAATATGTAACGTGGGGTTTGTTGCATATGCGTTTGGCAAACATATTTAGTGTTATCTTTTGcgaataaattataaagttcgTGCGTTAGATTAATCCGGAACCACACTAAACACATGATTTAACTATTTCAAAAAGAGAAGAATTTCAAACAGAAATGAGGTGTTTGGGAgacaactcatatattatacatttatgaaaaaaaaaactctatgtATGTGGTTCACGGCATAGTAGACGGGGAAATAGTTAGACGTACGCAGTTGTGTTCGGCAAGTTATTTGTTGCAGTTGCCAAACCGCCCGTCTTTCAAAGACTTTTTgaaatattgtaaaatattttttaattttatatgaatCATGAATTTCTAACTCAAATCCAGCTCGAATGAAGAGAtctgataaaaatatttcatatatatatatatacactaataCTATAAGTGATTTCAAATAGCAATGTGGAATTCTAGCAATCAGTTTTTTACTACCAATCATGAAAATTAACTAGGTCTCTTAAGTCACCATGCATGTTGACTAAGAATCTCATGTCATTAACCTTAAACCAGAACAATGTGTTACGATATATAGTCAAGCAAACGAATCAGAACGGAATAAGCGTTAGGTGGTTGTCGTTGTGTCACACGACTTGTGTGTATGCATACATACTCGACTCTAGATAGAGCCTGACGACGCCACTTTACGAAAAATGGTCAATAAGGATTTTACACGATTGTACAAGACTTAATAATATCACGAAAATGGTCTTATTGATAGAATAATTTCATAATGCTCGATCATCCGAATTCACAGAGACCaaacacacaatttttttttttttccgtcaagtTTTAGATTATAAATCGGGCCAAGCCCAGCAAAGACCAAGGTCCAAGAACTACAAATACAGGGACAAAGCACAAAAGTCCAATGGACCAACCACAAAAAACTACTACTCCGGCCTATCGGCCCACTCAAAGAGAACCCTAGCAACAGTGACCGGTCCACGCGTCCAGGAAGCTAGCCACATGGGAGAACCATCTCCGTCAGCTCGACACGCTCTGCTCCCGCCTCCACCAGACCGTCACCGTCACTAAACACCACCGTACCATCACCACAGGTACACTCAATCCCTCGGAGCTCCAATTCAGAGAAGCCTCCACCGGATCCACCTCTGTTCATCACCGTACTGTCAACATGACGGAGATCTCCATCGAGATCTAATCCGACTACGCAAAGCTTCAAACCCTAGACAGACAATCCACGAACCACTCTCAAGACACGGGAACCACCTCTTAACTTCAACGCTTTGTCCACAGAGACCAAAACGCAAACTCCAAAACCAAAAGTCACGAACTAGAACCGATCTATAATCAGACCACAAACCCTACAACAAAACGATAAGGAAACTAACTAGAGCCGGCGACGCAAAGCTAAACAAGTCTTCACCCCCCGGGAACAAACGCCGGCGACAAAGGATCTGAGGAAGCCTCCTTTTCCCGGAAGCAAGAGCCGGCGGCGGCGGAGCTATCTAAGCCTTCGTCTCCCGGAAATTATTGAAACTGACGGCTACCTTCCCAACACCAAGCCCTTCACACAACCGCGTCCTTACTCCAAGACGCGGAACCCTCGCAACCGGCGATTCGCTCCAAGAGACAACCGACGATAGGTGAGTCCGTACCAGAACTTGGACAAGGCGATCTATGAGAATAGACGGCGGGGAAGCAGGAAAAGAAACTAGACGGAAGGATGGTGTCTCCGGCGACGGCACGCTCGCTCACGCGCCGACCGTACGCCGGAGACAAAAGGGAGCCTCTCTCTCTAACCAAACACACAATTTTATCAAAGGTTTTTAAGGAGAAAAAACATAATCGCACGACATTATTATtcgaaacaacaacaaaactaaaaaagCTTTTAGATTCCCTCTTCCTTCTCGTCCTCACTAGTGCAGCTACTGTTGCTGCTCCACTCACACTTCAAGGTAGATCTCGGAGAACCGCAATACATTCCCAGCTTCTCAAACCTCTGATACATAACCGTTCCTCTCTCTTCCCCTAGAGCCTCAACCGTCGACTCCTTGCATCCGTAATCCTCCAGGTCAACAGAGAGACCAGAGTCGTAGCAGCTCTTCTGCGCCACGCTAGAGTGTACCGCTACTGAGAATTGCTTTGGCTCGAAGCAAGCCAGCACTTTCGAGACGAGGTGGCTCAAGTCCATGGTAGTGAAATCGTACCCCACAGCCTCAAAGCTAGCGTAGCTGAATCCGTCTTCAGGGGTGACATGGATGGTGGAGATGGCGTCACCTTCGACGCTGTTCATCGAGTAGCCGCATGGCTCGAACTCAAAGTCGCAGATTTGTGATCCAGGAAGTATCTTCCTGATACCAGAGTTATCAGTCATTGAGGAGCCAGCCGAGCTTAGCTCGTTCTTGTAGAACACAGATGCCTTGTCTTTATCCAGACCAGTCATACACATCTCGAGAGTGTAGACATTCTTGTTCTCGCCGTTGGAGTAGTTCTTCGCAGAGGAAGCAGAGTAGACATGCCACTTCTTGGTCTCATCGTCATCTCCCATCAAGTACGCAACACTGTTTAACCCCATATTGGCAAAGTGACCGTCGAGCACAGAAACCTCTTCAGAGAAGTTACGGTGAGGGAACGGCTGGCCTCCAGGACAGAGGAAGCTTCCGCGAGTGTATCTCACGGACTTAACCTCGAGAGAAAGCTCCCCGGCCAGCCTCAAGAGCGGCTCGATAGAGAGGAGGAGCTTGGTGGTCCCGCAAGTCTTGATGATGATCTTGTAAGGGAAGATGAAGAGGCTGGACTCGGAGAGGACGTAAGAGTCGAGTTCATCGTTGGAGAGAGACGAAACGATGGTGCACTCAGCCGGTGCGAGGATCTCGTCGATCTGAGATTTGGGGAGGGAGCGGAGTCCTTTGCCGTGAGTGTCGAGGAAGAGACTCGGCTCAAAGAAGGAGACTTCGAGACGCTTCTCGTAGCCTTCGAACCCGATTGCAGAGAGTGACATTGTGAGAGGAAAAGGATCTTcttggaagaagaagagagaacgaGGGATTTGGGAACCAGAGCTTTGGACAGAAAGTAAAAACTGAAATTGAAAAACTAGTTAAACTACGAGGACTGTCTGAACTGAACGGTACTCAGGAGGGCCTCTTCGCGCACTGcaacagagagaaaaaaacaaaacaattagaAAAGGATTGTTAATTAACACTACAAAGGCTAATTAACAGAGATGGAAGTAATGTTGAAAGGGAGTTACGTTAGAGTAGACAGAGGATTTGAATTTCTTGATGCCACCGTTGGGACGAACGTCTTCAATGCTGTAACCGAGGGGAGCTTCGTAAAATAATGAACTAGTTGACGACGCCGACTTTTTATTACCAGCTTTCGATTCCATCATAATCTCATTCACGCTCTTCTGCAACATTATATATAGCAAACAAATGATAATCAGAATCAACGTGACGGATGCAACCTTCAATGTTTCTTCACTATCAATATGATTAtctaacatatataataaacacTTTTATGATTCAACAATACAACGAATTCAGATATCTCACAAACACATTATTTCATCAGATCCAGGTGCAGATtatataaaccctaaacaaatCACAAAAACGAAATCGTCCAACGTCAGAGACTTACATGTATAcgaaatatattttgatctcGATCTGGAGTTTTTCGATCTCTTCTTTTTATATCAATCAAACGAAACCTGAAACGAAAAGATTTAATCAATCGATCGATCGCAAAACAAGATTATGATTAACGAAACAATTACGAGATAGACCCCTCTGAAGAAAACTAACCTGACTCAGAAAACACTCGAAAACCCTAATTTGTTGAGAGAGAGCCGCTTATGATTTGGCGATGATGAAAAGAGAAAATGAGTTTgtgatatatttttagaaaaaggAGGAGAGGAGTTCTTTATATAGGCTCCAGCCCAGATACGTTTGTGAGGCTATTAGGGCTCCGTCAAATGACGCATCTATCCTTCTTGTTGGGCTTTTTACTAAAAGCTCCCTAGCTTTTTCTTTATGTGGAAAGATTGTAGTAGGTGGTGAGATTCGCGTGACGATTCTTAGCCACacgaattatttttaaaaagtgcaacaaatctttttgtttatttgctaATTAATGTCAACAAATTAATTTAGTCAGTGTAAGatttaaatgttaatatatacGTTTCACAAAATGTCAAAACATATAATAAGCGATACACGTATTGACACGTTTAATCTCGAGGTAGCCAAGCTGGTGACTTCGGTACTCGCGACGATTCCTGACCACGAAAAGATCACAGCGATAAAATCAGGACTATTCCTGGCCACGAAAAATATAACAGCggataaatcaatttttttaattgatctGTTAAGTTAAACAAGAATATTGGATTTATAAGATTAATTAACGTTTTAGATCTGAACCACACAAACTGCTGCGAATGGAAGAAAGATGTATAAAAGCCAATCATATGACGACACATGTACTATTCTTGATGACACGTGTCGTGTTTGAGACGACACGTTCAGATTTCGATACTCACAAGAAACAGACAGGTGCGGAGAACGTGAGCTGTTTTACGTTCTTGTTGAGCCCAGAGAATCTAATTCTGTGCTAGTAGAACTCTCTTTTCGGTCTATTGGCAATGACTAAAATGGCCCTGTCGGCTGTCACCATCGTCCTCGCGTTGATCAAAAGCGAGGtggaaaagtaaaaaaaaaaaacccaataaATACATGCTTTTCAATCAGATCTCACCAAGGATTAATTAAACAAATGAGAAACACAAACAGGATTAATGTGCCAAAATTAAAAGTACACTCGCATATtcacttataaaaaaaattaattagtaaaCGAACAGTTTTGAAAGGTTGTTCCAACACTTGCGTTAGTGGAATGTCCACGTTTAGTCTAGTGATGTTCGTGTTGTCGTGTATTAACCTACTATAATTTTTGCATTTTTCATGCACGAATACAAGTATAAAGCTCTCATGGAAAGTAAACAATGCTGCTTTCCTAATTATAAggttaaaagttatatatgCAAATGTGTTGTGTAGCATTCAACatttatttcttataatttCTCTTTAGCTCGACTTATTTCAAAACCATGAGTGTTTGTACCATTAACTGTATTTAACATGAATCTTAAGATGTGCCTATATATACTGCTGTTTCTTACTTGTAAAATTAGTAGCATATAACACAGATAacttgtttgatcaaaaaaaaaaagttaacacaGATAAGTTAGGCCATTAATAAGATACTAATGATCATAAGAGAGTCTTTGATTTATTTGTTGTCTTGATGAATCCAAACTTTATTCTTACAGATGCaagaaaaaatactaaaaaaacaaGACACATTGTCGTTATTTCTCACGTAGCTTTTCTCTCACCCTCTCtctatcttctcttctcttctctgtgTGTTTTAAATGGTGTAGCTAGCCCTCTCTCTTGATCTATCTCTCACTGATGATTATATCTTCTGCAGCAatactcttcttcttccagCTCCTGTTTTTTACTTGTCATTGATTGACACCTACCAATGACTCAGCTCTACTCTGTTGTTGAAACTAAAAAACAGGACACGTTGTCTTAACTTCTTTGCATTCTGTCACAGATTTTTTCTTGGGCTTGCTGTAACCACTCAGCCCATTGTAGAAGTATAGCCCACCTATCTGAGCCCAATCAAAACAACGATAGGATCAGAGAGCTAGCTAACACAACTTTGTGGAATCAATAGCCCTCTTCTCCGTAGCCAAACCCAGAAGGAAAGGGCCTTTAAAATCATAACTGTGTACGATGGTGGCGTTCCAGCTTCCACGTCACGTGTCTGCGGACAAAAAATACACTAACAAAGATGTTGATATTCTTACCAGCATTTGGATAAAATACAGTTGTCTTTTGTAatcttataagaaaatattattcccttgacaacaacaaaaacaaaaaagctcataacattttcaaaaccttatgtgtacatatatatgatatatatatatactaacagaaggatgatgatgatatgatCGCCTCAGCAGCAACAACGTTATGAATCTTATCTAAAGAATGGTGATCTGATCTAGTGGCTTGGCGTTGGCGTCCCCATTGGTATTTACAAACCTTTATTGTTCATCTTCTTTTCGGCCATTTATAAAAGATATCCTATATAAAGGAGAGAacgatttttaaaactaatctAATGTTTTTACCTTGAGGTTAAAGTAACAGCGACTAACCAAAATGAATCCCACATGGCTGCTGAAACAAACTCATATATGTCTAGCCGACTCCTAATTATTCTTAACTTGTTTGTCAAACAGTTGGAAAGTATGACATGAAATTcacaaatataacaaatataacatttatctTGTGGTACCTACAAAGGAATCAAATCAACAAAGATTATAACATATCacttaaagaaaaagaagatgccTATCTAAATATCATTTAAACGTATAAATTGCCGACAAAAACGTCCAAATTAGAGAATAGTCATCACCATTGTGAATATT
The sequence above is drawn from the Raphanus sativus cultivar WK10039 chromosome 7, ASM80110v3, whole genome shotgun sequence genome and encodes:
- the LOC108818062 gene encoding pentatricopeptide repeat-containing protein At5g15980, mitochondrial, whose product is MRYQQWRLMLLRIHRGSPSSHYQVTSISTRSISSLLHTRSRPGSPPQQSRDLSRLRSPITTPRSFSSSSEPAVKEKSASEATVIDIFTRLTSEDEIKRELESSYIALTQDLALKVLRKLESNPDVAKRFFKWVKEENHLTSKSYNMMLRILGGNGLVDEFWGLVSSMNRKGHGLSANVRDKVGDKFQKDGLLSDYVRLRKLFPLDPLDGSPESVCVRVCKVVENGEWSDDVEKRIKDLNVEFGSGLVKMILESLDEEPRKALLFFRWVDESGLFKHDEKTYNAVARVLGKEKFLDRFQNVVGEMRSAGYDVEMETYVTVSKRFWQSKLVKEAVDLFEVALESSTDSNRPSSHCLSLLLKRIVTAEVMDVELFKRAVEAYTKNDNNVLTDGLMKSVLKSLTSADRVAESNEVLKAMKKGGYLPSSDLQSVIASGIGRKGKKDEGDELVDFMEESGKKLDDKAMASLVVGYCDSGDLKKASASFERMVGKEGVVSSNADYAFEELVHAYCNKNQVRDACKLLCAHVKQNQLKPRHSTYKCLVRNLLTKKVAIEGGFEEALSLLPMMKDHGFPPFVDPFMFYFSKTGKSSEAYSFLKAVTSYHFPSISVVTRVFETMMKSARHSEAHDLLSLCPDYIRNDPDVLELFYSMKPSESAAEEPLAASS
- the LOC108816272 gene encoding stress-induced protein KIN2, translated to MADNKQSFQAGQAAGRAEEKSNVLMDKVKDAATAAGATAQTAGQKISETAGGAVNLVKEKTGMNK
- the LOC108833562 gene encoding S-adenosylmethionine decarboxylase proenzyme 2 — its product is MSLSAIGFEGYEKRLEVSFFEPSLFLDTHGKGLRSLPKSQIDEILAPAECTIVSSLSNDELDSYVLSESSLFIFPYKIIIKTCGTTKLLLSIEPLLRLAGELSLEVKSVRYTRGSFLCPGGQPFPHRNFSEEVSVLDGHFANMGLNSVAYLMGDDDETKKWHVYSASSAKNYSNGENKNVYTLEMCMTGLDKDKASVFYKNELSSAGSSMTDNSGIRKILPGSQICDFEFEPCGYSMNSVEGDAISTIHVTPEDGFSYASFEAVGYDFTTMDLSHLVSKVLACFEPKQFSVAVHSSVAQKSCYDSGLSVDLEDYGCKESTVEALGEERGTVMYQRFEKLGMYCGSPRSTLKCEWSSNSSCTSEDEKEEGI